A single region of the Deefgea piscis genome encodes:
- a CDS encoding ABC-F family ATPase has translation MISSNGITMQFGAKPLFEKVSVKFGDGNRYGLIGANGCGKSTFMKILGGDLEPTAGNVALDPGVRLGKLKQDQFAFEDQRVIDVVMQGHGELWAAIHQRDAIYANLEATEDDYMLAAELEGKVAEYDGYTAEARAGALLMGAGIPIELHNGPMSDVAPGWKLRVLLAQALFSNPDVLLLDEPTNNLDIHTIQWLEDTLNQRDSTMIIISHDRHFLNQVCTHIADVDYGEIRIYPGTYDDYMLASTQARERTLTDNSKAKERVAELQAFAQRFAANKSKSRQATSRLKLADKIKDGMVEVKPSSRQNPYIRFDVDDKQKLHRQAFELTNLSKSFDKPLIQSLNLIFEAGNKLAVIGGNGVGKSTLMKMLVGALKPDAGSVKWAEKADVGYFAQDHEEDFAEDMTLFDWMRQWAETGVEEQVIRGILGRLLFSGDDVKKSVKVLSGGEKGRMLYGKLILQTPNVLVMDEPTNHMDMESIESLNMALDLYKGTLIFVSHDRVFVSSLATQILELNGDGTFNHFLGGYEEYLESRGLAT, from the coding sequence ATGATTAGTTCGAATGGCATCACCATGCAGTTTGGCGCTAAGCCACTGTTTGAAAAGGTATCTGTTAAATTTGGCGATGGAAATCGCTACGGTCTGATTGGCGCCAATGGCTGCGGTAAATCGACCTTTATGAAAATCCTCGGTGGCGACTTAGAGCCGACCGCAGGTAATGTGGCGCTCGATCCGGGTGTTCGTTTAGGTAAGTTAAAGCAAGATCAGTTTGCTTTTGAAGATCAGCGCGTTATCGACGTGGTGATGCAAGGCCATGGCGAGTTGTGGGCGGCGATCCATCAGCGTGACGCAATTTACGCCAATCTTGAAGCGACTGAAGATGACTATATGCTCGCGGCTGAGCTGGAAGGCAAAGTAGCTGAGTACGACGGCTACACTGCTGAAGCGCGCGCAGGTGCGTTGTTGATGGGAGCAGGGATTCCAATTGAATTGCACAACGGCCCGATGTCGGACGTGGCGCCGGGTTGGAAATTGCGCGTCTTGCTGGCGCAAGCTTTGTTCTCAAATCCGGATGTGTTGCTGCTCGATGAGCCGACCAATAACTTGGATATTCACACCATTCAATGGTTGGAAGACACGCTCAATCAGCGTGATTCAACGATGATTATTATTTCCCATGATCGTCACTTCTTGAACCAAGTGTGTACGCATATTGCCGACGTTGATTATGGTGAAATCCGTATTTATCCGGGTACGTACGACGATTACATGTTGGCGTCTACCCAAGCGCGTGAACGCACGTTGACGGATAACAGCAAGGCCAAAGAGCGCGTTGCTGAGTTGCAAGCGTTTGCACAGCGTTTTGCTGCGAATAAATCAAAAAGCCGTCAAGCGACGAGTCGTTTGAAACTGGCTGACAAAATTAAAGACGGTATGGTGGAAGTGAAGCCGTCGAGCCGTCAAAATCCGTATATTCGTTTTGACGTTGACGACAAGCAAAAGCTGCACCGCCAAGCATTTGAGTTGACTAATTTGTCGAAGTCATTCGACAAACCGCTAATCCAAAGTTTGAATTTGATCTTTGAGGCGGGCAATAAACTCGCTGTCATTGGTGGTAACGGTGTGGGTAAATCAACGTTGATGAAAATGTTGGTTGGCGCATTGAAGCCTGATGCCGGTTCAGTGAAATGGGCCGAAAAAGCGGACGTTGGCTATTTTGCTCAGGATCACGAAGAAGACTTCGCTGAAGACATGACGTTGTTTGACTGGATGCGCCAATGGGCTGAAACCGGCGTTGAAGAGCAAGTGATTCGCGGGATTTTGGGTCGCTTGTTATTTAGTGGCGACGATGTGAAAAAATCAGTCAAAGTTTTATCGGGTGGTGAAAAAGGCCGCATGTTGTACGGCAAACTGATTTTACAAACGCCGAATGTATTGGTAATGGACGAACCAACCAATCATATGGATATGGAATCAATTGAATCGCTCAATATGGCTTTGGACTTGTATAAAGGCACCTTGATTTTCGTTTCGCATGACCGTGTATTTGTATCGTCACTGGCAACGCAAATTTTGGAACTCAATGGTGATGGCACCTTCAATCACTTCTTGGGTGGCTATGAAGAATACTTAGAAAGCCGCGGCTTAGCGACTTAA
- a CDS encoding methionine ABC transporter ATP-binding protein, producing MIQLKNLSKSYRVDGKDIPALKRIDLNIEAGEIFGVIGHSGAGKSTLIRLINLLERPSGGTVLLDDIDLTTLSTAELRLERQKIGMIFQHFNLLSAKTVANNIAFPLQVAGRLNKTQIGQRVAELLDLVGLSEHADKYPAQLSGGQKQRVGIARALANNPKLLLCDEATSALDPQTTQSVLQLLLEINQKLNLTIVLITHEMDVIRTVCDRVAVIDGGEIVEMGPVTQVFLHPKHPTTRRFVFESEHIDENKQFEDFAHVPGKIVRLTFIGESTYKSLLGDMARDFGIDFSILAGRIERIKGTACGQLTLAFTGAESGVAAALARFTAEGIDFEELRAC from the coding sequence ATGATCCAGTTAAAAAACTTAAGTAAATCTTATCGTGTCGACGGCAAAGACATTCCTGCCCTCAAGCGCATTGATCTCAATATTGAGGCTGGCGAAATTTTTGGGGTGATTGGTCACTCTGGTGCCGGTAAATCCACACTGATTCGTTTGATCAATTTACTCGAGCGTCCTAGCGGTGGCACTGTTTTGCTCGATGACATCGACCTCACCACGCTCTCAACAGCAGAACTGCGTTTAGAGCGACAGAAAATTGGCATGATTTTCCAGCATTTCAATTTGCTGTCAGCCAAAACCGTTGCCAACAATATTGCCTTTCCATTGCAAGTGGCTGGTCGGCTCAATAAAACCCAAATCGGGCAGCGCGTTGCCGAATTACTCGATTTAGTTGGCTTAAGTGAACACGCCGACAAATATCCAGCCCAGCTCTCTGGTGGCCAAAAACAACGCGTCGGTATTGCCCGCGCGCTGGCTAATAATCCTAAGTTATTGCTTTGTGACGAAGCCACCAGTGCACTGGATCCGCAAACCACGCAATCGGTGTTGCAGCTCTTATTAGAAATCAATCAAAAGCTCAATCTGACGATTGTATTAATCACGCATGAAATGGACGTGATTCGCACCGTTTGCGATCGTGTTGCCGTGATTGATGGCGGTGAAATTGTCGAAATGGGACCAGTAACGCAAGTCTTTTTACACCCCAAACACCCAACCACTCGCCGCTTTGTATTTGAAAGCGAGCACATTGATGAAAACAAACAGTTTGAAGACTTTGCCCATGTGCCTGGCAAGATCGTTCGACTGACTTTCATTGGTGAATCAACGTATAAATCGCTACTTGGCGATATGGCACGCGATTTTGGTATTGATTTTTCAATTTTGGCCGGCCGCATCGAGCGCATCAAAGGTACTGCGTGTGGTCAACTGACCCTCGCATTTACCGGCGCTGAGAGTGGCGTTGCCGCCGCCTTAGCGCGCTTTACCGCCGAAGGCATTGATTTTGAGGAGTTACGAGCATGCTAA
- the infA gene encoding translation initiation factor IF-1: MSKEDVVEMEGVVAEVYPDTRFRVTLTNGIEITAYASGKIRKNHIRIIAGDRVTVEMSPYDLTKGRVSFRHKDDRPAPARNNQFRRR, encoded by the coding sequence ATGTCAAAAGAAGACGTTGTAGAAATGGAAGGTGTAGTGGCCGAGGTTTACCCGGACACTCGCTTTCGTGTCACCCTGACAAATGGTATCGAAATCACGGCCTATGCCTCAGGCAAAATCCGTAAAAACCACATCCGCATTATCGCGGGTGACCGTGTAACGGTTGAAATGTCGCCTTATGATTTAACCAAAGGCCGCGTGAGCTTCCGCCATAAAGATGATCGCCCTGCTCCTGCACGCAATAACCAATTCCGCCGTCGTTAA
- a CDS encoding LacI family DNA-binding transcriptional regulator has translation MTAFQRLTMADIAQLAGVSKTTASMVLNGQAEQYRIAASTVARVREVAAEHHFQPSASARLLRSRRSGTLGLVVPELTNFAHALLAQALEPLCRDAGFQLFVVSSNDQADMETKAVEQLLARQVDGLMLVPCTNNAKLYAKWAKRLPLVLVDRRVIDSNLPFVVSNAEEQVFTLIEHTLAQGVTEIAYFGGQMLLSPSIDRLAGYQRAWQTRQLALNPALIWQRDYQNQSGYAMMSECYTLLGRYPEAIFTASISLLEGVLAFMNEHNHFNNAPQHLLSFDDHRLLDCMPLPINTVVQDSAQLAAQSLQRIQALLAGETVESSWVAAHINWRQKV, from the coding sequence ATGACCGCTTTTCAACGCCTGACGATGGCGGATATTGCCCAACTGGCCGGGGTTTCTAAAACAACGGCCAGTATGGTACTCAATGGCCAAGCAGAACAATACCGAATCGCTGCCAGTACCGTAGCACGAGTGCGGGAAGTCGCCGCTGAGCATCATTTTCAACCTTCGGCTTCGGCACGCTTATTGCGCTCACGCCGCAGCGGCACTTTAGGTTTAGTCGTGCCGGAGCTCACCAATTTTGCCCACGCCCTGCTCGCTCAAGCCCTCGAGCCCTTATGCCGTGATGCTGGATTTCAACTGTTTGTAGTCAGCAGTAACGATCAAGCCGATATGGAAACCAAAGCGGTTGAGCAATTATTAGCGCGCCAAGTGGATGGACTCATGCTGGTGCCGTGCACCAACAATGCCAAGCTCTACGCCAAATGGGCCAAGCGTTTACCGCTAGTTTTGGTCGATCGTCGCGTGATCGATAGCAATTTGCCTTTTGTAGTGAGCAATGCCGAAGAACAAGTGTTTACTTTAATCGAGCATACGCTCGCGCAAGGCGTGACTGAGATCGCCTATTTTGGTGGGCAAATGCTGCTATCACCCAGTATTGACCGGCTTGCCGGCTACCAACGTGCTTGGCAAACTCGGCAATTAGCACTCAATCCGGCGCTTATTTGGCAGCGTGATTATCAAAATCAAAGTGGCTACGCCATGATGAGTGAGTGTTACACCCTTTTAGGGCGTTACCCTGAGGCGATTTTTACCGCCTCGATTTCATTACTCGAAGGCGTTTTAGCCTTTATGAATGAACACAATCACTTTAACAATGCACCGCAACATTTACTTAGCTTTGATGATCATCGTTTGCTAGACTGCATGCCACTACCGATCAATACCGTAGTGCAAGATAGCGCCCAGCTGGCCGCCCAAAGTTTACAACGCATACAGGCTTTACTCGCGGGCGAAACGGTGGAATCAAGTTGGGTCGCCGCCCATATCAACTGGCGGCAAAAAGTATAG
- a CDS encoding MetQ/NlpA family ABC transporter substrate-binding protein → MKKTLTAIALATLAFSAHAADKLSIGATAVPHAEILEFVKPTLAKQGVDLEIKVFTDYVQPNVQVAEKRLDGNFFQHQPYLNEFNKGKGTNLVSVVGEHVEPFGAYSSKVKKLADLKNGATIAIPNDATNGGRALLLLDKAGVIKLKDNKNILATSKDIVQNPKKLKIRELEAATLPRILGQVDVALINTNYALEAKLNPLKDALIIEGNDSPYVNILVARPDNKDSAAMKKLGAALHSPETKKFILEKYQGAVIPAF, encoded by the coding sequence ATGAAAAAAACACTCACTGCTATTGCCCTTGCTACGCTGGCTTTTTCTGCGCACGCTGCTGACAAACTCTCGATTGGTGCGACTGCAGTACCGCACGCTGAAATTCTCGAGTTTGTTAAACCAACGCTAGCCAAACAAGGCGTTGACTTAGAAATTAAAGTCTTCACTGACTATGTACAGCCTAATGTGCAAGTGGCCGAGAAACGCCTTGATGGTAATTTCTTTCAACATCAGCCGTACTTGAATGAATTTAACAAAGGCAAAGGCACTAATCTGGTGAGTGTGGTCGGAGAACACGTTGAGCCATTTGGCGCTTATTCAAGCAAAGTTAAAAAATTGGCTGACCTTAAAAATGGCGCGACCATCGCTATTCCTAATGATGCTACCAACGGCGGCCGTGCTTTACTCTTGCTCGACAAAGCCGGTGTGATCAAGCTCAAAGACAATAAAAACATTTTGGCAACCAGCAAAGACATCGTTCAAAACCCGAAAAAACTTAAAATCCGTGAGTTAGAAGCAGCTACCTTGCCACGTATTTTGGGCCAAGTTGATGTTGCTTTGATCAACACCAACTACGCACTTGAAGCAAAATTGAACCCACTCAAAGACGCTTTGATTATCGAAGGTAACGACTCACCGTATGTCAATATCTTGGTGGCGCGTCCAGACAATAAAGACAGTGCGGCAATGAAAAAACTCGGTGCAGCTTTGCATAGCCCAGAAACCAAGAAATTCATTTTAGAAAAATACCAAGGCGCCGTGATTCCAGCGTTTTAA
- a CDS encoding methionine ABC transporter permease, with amino-acid sequence MLNELMSNIDWSEIGYATLDTLSMLGGSLLFTLILGLPLGVLLFLTAKRQLLEQPYVYGVLSFLVNILRSVPFVILLIIMIPFTVLLTGTSLGVAGAIPPLVVGATPFFARLVETALREVDRGIIEATQAMGANTRQIVFKALLPEAMPGMMAAVTVTAITLVSYAAMSGVIGGGGLGDLAIRFGYQRFQTDVMVVTVVLLLVLVQVLQMIGDRLVIHFSRK; translated from the coding sequence ATGCTAAATGAATTGATGAGCAATATCGATTGGAGCGAAATTGGCTACGCCACGCTAGATACCTTATCCATGCTCGGTGGCTCGCTGTTGTTTACGCTCATTTTGGGTTTACCACTGGGTGTATTGTTGTTTTTAACCGCTAAGCGCCAGCTATTAGAGCAGCCTTATGTCTACGGCGTATTGTCCTTTTTGGTCAATATTCTACGCTCAGTCCCATTTGTGATCTTATTGATCATTATGATTCCATTTACCGTGCTTCTAACTGGCACTTCACTTGGGGTTGCTGGCGCAATTCCACCCTTGGTGGTGGGTGCAACGCCATTTTTTGCGCGCTTGGTCGAAACCGCTTTACGTGAAGTGGATCGCGGCATTATTGAAGCCACGCAAGCCATGGGCGCCAATACGCGACAAATCGTGTTTAAAGCCTTACTACCTGAAGCGATGCCCGGCATGATGGCCGCCGTGACCGTCACTGCGATTACCTTGGTGTCGTATGCCGCAATGTCAGGTGTGATTGGTGGCGGTGGCTTAGGTGATTTGGCGATTCGCTTTGGTTATCAACGCTTTCAAACCGATGTGATGGTCGTCACCGTGGTCTTGCTTCTGGTCTTGGTGCAAGTTTTACAAATGATCGGCGATCGCCTAGTGATTCATTTTAGTCGGAAATAA
- the rbsB gene encoding ribose ABC transporter substrate-binding protein RbsB, with product MKRILSPLLVGLLAAGLMACSKQGPDTQAASAPAATASGAVTIGLAISTQNNPFFVALRDGADTEAKAQGVTLITVDAQDDSAKQISNIEDLIQKKVQIIMINPTDSDAVAGVVKEAMNAGIKVISLDRNVNGADVSAHIASDNKAGGKMAAEYILEKIGNKGNLVELEGIPGSSAARERGQGFHSVVDGHADVKLVAKQTADFDRAKGLSVMENILQGNKNVTAVFAHNDEMALGAFKAIEAAGLKNVVVVGFDATPDAVKAVKAGQLSATVQQKPELIGKMGVDTAIKLSKGEAVEKSIPVPLALVTQ from the coding sequence ATGAAACGCATTCTTTCCCCGCTTTTAGTTGGTTTATTGGCTGCAGGTTTAATGGCCTGTTCCAAACAAGGTCCTGACACACAAGCTGCAAGTGCGCCTGCCGCGACAGCCTCGGGAGCGGTCACCATCGGCCTGGCGATTTCAACCCAAAACAATCCATTTTTTGTTGCGCTACGTGATGGGGCAGATACCGAAGCTAAAGCCCAAGGCGTCACTTTAATTACGGTGGATGCACAAGACGATTCGGCAAAACAAATCTCGAATATCGAAGATTTGATTCAGAAAAAAGTCCAAATCATTATGATTAACCCAACGGATTCAGATGCTGTTGCCGGTGTCGTTAAAGAAGCGATGAATGCCGGTATTAAAGTGATTTCTCTAGATCGTAATGTTAACGGTGCCGACGTTAGCGCCCATATTGCCTCCGACAATAAAGCTGGCGGTAAAATGGCGGCCGAGTACATCCTGGAAAAAATCGGCAATAAAGGCAATCTGGTTGAACTGGAAGGCATTCCGGGTTCTTCAGCGGCACGCGAGCGCGGTCAAGGCTTCCATTCAGTGGTAGATGGCCATGCCGATGTCAAACTTGTTGCCAAACAAACCGCAGATTTTGACCGTGCTAAGGGTTTATCGGTGATGGAAAACATCTTGCAAGGCAATAAAAACGTTACCGCCGTTTTTGCTCACAACGATGAAATGGCCTTAGGTGCATTTAAAGCCATTGAAGCGGCAGGCTTAAAAAATGTGGTCGTCGTTGGTTTTGATGCCACCCCTGATGCCGTAAAAGCAGTGAAAGCCGGGCAATTAAGTGCAACTGTGCAACAAAAACCCGAACTTATCGGTAAAATGGGCGTCGATACAGCAATCAAATTAAGTAAAGGCGAAGCTGTTGAAAAATCGATTCCAGTGCCACTGGCATTAGTGACTCAATAA